From a single Brassica napus cultivar Da-Ae chromosome C9, Da-Ae, whole genome shotgun sequence genomic region:
- the LOC125592493 gene encoding uncharacterized protein LOC125592493, with translation MELELPNRLYGEGLEPQVKKINNSCRLKLLELLKEKMEPEFDEVMKDLIFSQIMVIQKNDLKFSARLVHSFLCKELMTSKRHEKWFTFARRPLRFGLQEYHAVTGLKVKRENNSGLVTWKDDDVFWSKQIKTNGKINLQIIKNKHLEEINTWTWVDRVRLIYLCVIMGVVMGKDEKQIDKTRHKLEQKEGYLMEGFLFGFQIWIMEDVPALGEICGTKGILHSFMESHIDRVVLLATDFVQKDEKKDERVDRILDMINSKLDWNNHVWGVKEATNSEFEESGEEKGEDQTADTERSENSHVAGNVDGTADVSGRNKRKHADRGAELRKKNVLCHLAASSKGNIDTNMKNFLEDLVQASFTTFGEKFCQQFSDRLGKIETEVTQLRTALERTEQFETVVTDRLGKIEAEVTQLRTTIVVTELVGKSDQASGPSMTKINSGPSTSKKGTAPLKKKAVKNQELKTADSCVNLPRAKVTQSSASDLRMGTQEFLESCMKNLPLDTFVKGLNPSQAKVKDSLDWLELPKSLKKPTDSLELLKSLKKPAVRLDDRDIELDGEDFPDRCLVFVHPIYFKKMQGWQDTRTAIQIGPSMLDGDLVGRNMSASSWLKNYEIDAIIDLIAKDYQNFCKGIKKYTMDPLLLKYGKGELPSHGRTRMLWNVDVDRMYVPVWVNCNHWIALCISFVTRNIQVFDCVGKKKIKEVEAFAQLIPRIVKAVQSLTIQKHLHITPYNVSYVPMSGLNRLQCHCGVYTTKHIECHVLGLDISMVSDENIWGARIKIMWNLWEAANDLELIERMSKYEPIKYSKSAEYVEIDDL, from the exons ATGGAGTTGGAGTTGCCTAATCGTTTATACGGTGAGGGATTGGAACCTCAGGTTAAGAAGATAAATAACAGCTGCCGACTAAAACTTCTCGAGTTGCTGAAAGAAAAAATGGAGCCAGAATTCGATGAAGTTATGAAAGATCTCATTTTTTCACAGATTATGGTTATCCAGAAGAATGATCTGAAGTTTTCGGCGAGGTTGGTACACTCTTTCTTGTGTAAGGAGTTGATGACAAGCAAGAGACATGAGAAGTGGTTCACTTTCGCTAGGAGACCTCTGCGTTTTGGATTGCAAGAGTATCATGCTGTCACTGGTCTGAAAGTGAAGCGAGAGAATAACAGTGGGTTAGTGACATGGAAAGATGATGATGTTTTTTGGAGCAAGCAGATAAAGAcaaatggaaaaataaatttgcaGATCATTAAAAATAAGCATTTGGAAGAGATCAATACCTGGACTTGGGTTGATAGGGTGAGACTGATATATCTTTGCGTTATTATGGGTGTGGTGATGGGGAAGGATGAGAAG CAAATTGATAAAACAAGGCATAAATTAGAGCAGAAAGAGGGGTATCTGATGGAAGGATTCTTGTTTGGTTTCCAAATTTGGATAATGGAAGATGTTCCTGCTTTAGGAGAGATTTGTGGCACAAAA GGGATTTTGCATTCATTCATGGAATCCCACATAGATAGAGTGGTACTTTTGGCAACTGATTTTGTACAGAAGgatgagaagaaagatgaaagaGTAGATCGCATTTTGGATATGATCAATAGTAAACTTGATTGGAACAATCATGTTTGGGGAGTAAAAGAAGCTACGAACTCTGAATTTGAGGAATCTGGCGAAGAGAAAGGAGAGGATCAAACAGCCGATACTGAGAGAAGTGAAAATAGTCATGTTGCAGGGAATGTTGATGGCACAGCTGATGTTTCGGGAAGAAACAAGAGAAAGCATGCAGACCGAGGAGCAGAGTTAAGGAAGAAGAATGTTTTGTGCCACCTAGCTGCTTCATCAAAAGGGAATATTgacacaaatatgaaaaatttctTGGAGGATCTGGTACAAGCTTCTTTTACTACTTTTGGGGAGAAATTCTGTCAGCAGTTCTCGGACAGGTTGGGTAAGATTGAGACTGAGGTTACACAACTCAGGACAGCTTTGGAGAGAACTGAGCAATTTGAGACAGTTGTAACCGACAGATTGGGGAAAATTGAGGCTGAGGTTACACAGCTCAGGACAACTATAGTGGTGACTGAATTGGTGGGAAAGAGTGATCAAGCAAGCGGTCCTAGCATGACCAAAATCAACAGTGGTCCTAGCACCAGCAAAAAAGGCACTGCTCCATTAAAGAAAAAG GCTGTAAAAAACCAAGAGTTAAAGACTGCTGATTCGTGTGTCAATTTACCTCGTGCAAAAGTTACTCAATCATCAGCTAGTGATCTTCGTATGGGTACACAAGAGTTTTTGGAAAGTTGCATGAAGAACCTTCCATTAGACACATTTGTGAAAGGTTTGAATCCTTCTCAAGCTAAAGTCAAAGATTCATTGGATTGGTTGGAACTTCCAAAATCATTGAAGAAGCCAACAGATTCATTGGAACTTCTAAAATCATTGAAGAAGCCAGCGGTCCGATTAGATGACCGAGATATAGAGCTAGACGGCGAAGATTTCCCTGATCGCTGCTTGGTCTTTGTGCATcctatatattttaagaagatGCAGGGCTGGCAAGATACACGAAC AGCTATACAGATTGGTCCATCTATGTTAGACGGTGATCTAGTCGGACGTAATATGTCTGCCAGCAGTTGGCTTAAAAACTAC GAAATTGATGCTATAAT CGACCTCATTGCTAAGGATTACCAGAATTTCTGTAAGGGTATTAAAAAATACACTATGGATCCATTATTACTGAAATACGGTAAAGGTGAACTGCCTTCCCATGGAAGAACACGGATGTTGTGGAATGTCGATGTGGATCGGATGTACGTTCCTGTCTGGGTCAATTGCAACCATTGGATTGCTTTATGCATCAGTTTTGTGACTAGGAATATCCAGGTGTTTGATTGCgtgggtaaaaaaaaaatcaaggaaGTGGAAGCTTTCGCGCAGCTTATTCCTCGGATTGTCAAGGCCGTGCAGTCATTAACAATACAGAAGCATCTCCACATCACTCCGTACAATGTTTCCTATGTACCTATGAGTGGTCTTAACCGACTTCAATGTCATTGTGGTGTGTACACTACAAAACACATCGAATGCCACGTGCTTGGGTTGGACATATCTATGGTGAGTGATGAGAACATCTGGGGAGCTCGGATAAAGATTATGTGGAATCTATGGGAAGCAGCTAATGATCTAGAACTGATTGAGAGAATGTCAAAGTATGAACCTATTAAGTATAGTAAGTCTGCTGAGTatgttgagattgatgatttatga
- the LOC106435838 gene encoding exosome complex component RRP43, producing the protein MGLPDSSQDLSTEMDVDAFRRLFPLRFFERHLSESLRPDGRPLGKARDTIVNLGLVSSADGSALAKIGSTTMLAAIRMEVMSPSTDSPDEGCIAVEFHMPPICSPTVRPGRPADEAPVISKRLSDIFSSCDMIDLKELCLVSGKAAWMGYLDIYCLDADGALFDAALLSAVAAFSNLQIPVVALNDNGRIVAINGEQEENASIKEKEAVNKEKRKLTLKNIPFALTCILHKKYILADPTAEEESIMDTLVTVVLDSSDQIVSFNKSGGNALAGSSAIKSCVELARKRGKELKQILGEMDID; encoded by the exons ATGGGATTACCAGATTCGTCTCAAGACTTGTCGACAGAgatggatgtggatgctttcaGAAGGCTCTTCCCTCTTCGTTTCTTCGAGCGCCATCTCTCTGAGTCTCTCCGACCTGATGGTAGACCACTTGGAAAAGCCAGAGACACCATTGTCAACCTTG GACTTGTTTCCTCCGCTGATGGCTCTGCTCTTGCCAAGATTGGTTCTACA ACTATGCTTGCTGCTATAAGAATGGAAGTTATGAGTCCTTCTACAGACTCCCCAGACGAAGGATGCATAG ctgTTGAGTTCCACATGCCTCCTATATGCTCTCCAACTGTTCGTCCTGGAAGACCAGCTGATGAAGCTCCTGTTATCTCCAAGCGTTTGTCTGATATTTTCTCAAG CTGTGATATGATTGACCTTAAAGAACTCTGCCTTGTTAGTGGAAAAGCTGCTTGGATGGGTTATCTG GACATATACTGTCTTGATGCCGATGGAGCTCTTTTCGATGCTGCTCTGCTCTCTGCCGTTGCTGCCTTTTCGAATT TGCAAATACCAGTTGTTGCTCTGAACGACAACGGAAGAATAGTTGCCATCAATGGAGAACAAGAGGAGAATGCATCGATCAAGGAGAAGGAAGCAGTGAACAAGGAGAAGAGAAAGCTCACGCTCAAGAACATCCCTTTTGCTTTAACATGCATACTCCACAAGAAGTACATTCTAGCAGACCCAACAGCTGAAGAAGAATCGATCATGGACACTCTGGTGACTGTTGTTTTGGACTCTTCAGATCAGATTGTTTCTTTCAATAAATCAGGAGGAAACGCTCTCGCTGGTTCATCAGCCATCAAG AGCTGTGTGGAGTTAGCAAGGAAGAGAGGGAAGGAGCTTAAGCAGATACTGGGTGAGATGGATATCGACTGA